The following are encoded in a window of Streptococcus pasteurianus genomic DNA:
- the mreC gene encoding rod shape-determining protein MreC: MKKLRISRFVFFAVLILLLLGMSLAFLFRNFGIVSAISSPIRSVIARVDSVVSTPFRFLDSANEEIRDLFNTYSENKELKQKVAELEDQSELIDSLKEENEELNSEIGALSLITSQFSATGKVIVRSPVSWYNSLTVKLGKKNNITKKMLALSGGGLIGTVSDVDSTTSSITLLSNGSDFNIPIKITTSSAEVYGLLESYDSDKKCFVITNLNSSVDIEEGDSVVTSGLDGDTVANIAVGTVSSVKNSSESLERIVYVTPTADFSDISYVTIVGD, from the coding sequence TTGAAAAAATTAAGAATCTCTCGTTTTGTTTTTTTCGCGGTATTGATTTTATTGCTTCTAGGCATGTCTTTAGCTTTTTTATTTAGAAATTTTGGGATAGTTTCTGCAATTTCCTCTCCTATAAGGAGTGTTATTGCTCGTGTGGATTCCGTAGTTTCAACTCCTTTTCGCTTCTTAGATTCTGCTAATGAGGAAATTAGAGATCTTTTTAATACGTATTCTGAGAACAAGGAATTAAAGCAAAAAGTTGCAGAGTTAGAGGATCAAAGTGAATTAATTGATTCTTTAAAAGAAGAAAATGAGGAGCTTAATAGTGAGATTGGAGCTTTATCATTAATTACTTCTCAATTTTCAGCTACTGGAAAGGTTATTGTCCGAAGCCCTGTTTCTTGGTATAATTCGTTAACTGTTAAGCTAGGAAAGAAGAATAATATAACGAAAAAAATGTTAGCCTTGTCAGGTGGTGGTCTAATTGGTACAGTGTCTGATGTAGATTCTACGACTTCGAGTATAACACTTTTATCAAATGGTTCAGATTTTAATATTCCAATTAAGATTACGACCTCTTCAGCAGAAGTTTATGGTTTATTGGAATCTTATGATTCGGATAAAAAATGTTTTGTAATTACAAATTTGAATTCTTCTGTGGATATTGAAGAAGGAGATAGTGTGGTAACGAGTGGTCTAGATGGTGATACTGTTGCCAATATTGCTGTCGGTACGGTTTCTAGTGTAAAAAATAGTTCAGAAAGTTTGGAGCGTATTGTCTATGTGACTCCGACAGCAGACTTCTCTGATATTTCTTATGTAACAATTGTTGGTGATTAA